Proteins encoded within one genomic window of Lentisphaerota bacterium:
- the lpxK gene encoding tetraacyldisaccharide 4'-kinase — protein MARNRTKRIEQLERFLIRLIQQPGADQGHTGSIRLLLAFLKGLSHLFRGVVQTRLFFYEAGILHRYPLGCQVISVGNITAGGTGKTPVVEIFARELHKSGRKVAILSRGYRKKELPWYQRFFRESIEPPRVVSDGHHLLLDSEMGGDEPYMLASNLPGVVVLVDRNRVKSGRYAIKKFGCDTLVLDDGFQYQKLKHRLELVLIDKTNPFGNGNVLPRGVLREPVRNLKRANFIFITKSDGQSETLRARLRQLNAQAEIIECCHRPRYLRNAYSDETQPLSWLSGKKVAALSGIAVPQSFEGFLRAMGARLMTCDRYADHHRYEAQEIIDAVNQADELGACAVITTEKDAVRLPRLASPAVPVYYLRVEIEILSGAENFHEAVRHICTHGERKGT, from the coding sequence ATGGCACGCAATCGAACAAAACGAATCGAGCAGCTGGAGCGGTTTCTCATCCGTCTGATTCAGCAGCCGGGGGCTGACCAGGGGCATACCGGGTCGATCCGGCTGCTGCTCGCTTTTTTGAAAGGACTGTCTCATCTTTTTCGCGGTGTGGTGCAGACGCGCCTGTTCTTTTATGAGGCGGGAATTTTGCATCGCTACCCCCTCGGCTGTCAGGTGATCAGTGTCGGGAACATCACGGCGGGTGGCACCGGCAAAACTCCGGTGGTGGAGATCTTCGCCCGCGAGCTGCACAAGTCGGGACGCAAAGTCGCGATTCTCAGTCGTGGCTACCGCAAGAAGGAACTGCCTTGGTATCAGCGATTTTTCCGAGAAAGCATCGAGCCGCCGCGGGTGGTCAGTGACGGCCACCACCTGCTGCTCGATAGCGAAATGGGAGGTGACGAGCCGTACATGCTCGCCTCCAACCTGCCCGGCGTGGTCGTGCTGGTAGACAGGAACCGTGTCAAAAGCGGGCGTTATGCGATTAAGAAGTTTGGCTGCGACACGCTGGTGCTCGACGATGGCTTTCAGTATCAGAAGCTCAAGCACCGGCTCGAGCTGGTGCTGATCGACAAGACCAATCCCTTTGGCAATGGCAATGTCTTGCCGCGGGGTGTGTTGCGCGAACCGGTGCGCAATCTGAAGCGGGCCAACTTCATTTTTATCACCAAATCGGACGGGCAGTCGGAGACGCTGCGCGCCCGGCTCCGCCAGTTGAACGCCCAGGCCGAAATCATCGAGTGCTGCCACCGTCCCCGGTATCTGCGGAATGCTTACAGCGACGAGACACAGCCTTTGAGCTGGCTCAGCGGAAAAAAAGTTGCCGCGCTCTCGGGCATCGCCGTGCCGCAGAGCTTTGAGGGTTTTTTGCGCGCGATGGGCGCGCGGCTGATGACCTGCGACCGGTATGCTGACCACCACCGGTATGAGGCTCAGGAGATCATCGATGCGGTGAACCAGGCTGACGAACTGGGTGCCTGTGCCGTGATCACCACGGAGAAGGACGCTGTGCGGCTTCCGCGTTTGGCGAGCCCGGCCGTGCCCGTCTACTACCTGCGGGTGGAAATCGAGATTCTATCCGGAGCCGAGAACTTCCACGAGGCGGTTCGGCATATCTGCACCCATGGAGAGCGGAAGGGGACGTAG
- the lepA gene encoding elongation factor 4, which translates to MEHSIENTRNFCIIAHIDHGKTTLSDRILELTHTIESRLMREQTLDAMDLERERGITIKCHPVSMHYTARDGRVFRFNLIDTPGHVDFTYEVSRSMGACEGAILVVDACQGVEAQTVANAYLAIDAGLEIIPVLNKVDLPGADVQEVSKQVEDVLGISMEHPLLISAKTGLNVSEVLEAVVTRLHPPKTRGNDAPLRALVFDSVFDAFRGVIPYVRVVDGCIQAGDTVRFLSNGVETQVREVGIFSPTQKPLAVLEAGQVGYIAGTIRDPRDVKIGDTVTTVKDGSSEALPGYKEVRPMVFSGLYPVSSDEYGKVRSGLEKLHLNDAAFSFHSESSVALGFGFRCGFLGLLHMEVVQERLRREFDLDIISTHPAVVYKIFMNDGTVMDIDNPTRMPDVTRIDHIEEPIIRATLITPSLYIGEIMRLVMDRRGEMRTTESLDAKRVILTCMLPLNEILIDFHDTLKSISRGYASMDYEPIGYQPSDIVKMDILLNGEVIDAFSCMVHKDKAVYRGRQICKALSEEIPPHMFKIPVQATLGRNIIAREDIRAFRKDVTAKLYGGDVTRKQKVLKKQAEGKKRMKEFGTVRVPQSAFIAVLKGGNDS; encoded by the coding sequence ATGGAACACAGCATCGAAAACACCCGCAACTTTTGCATCATTGCCCATATTGATCATGGGAAGACGACGTTGTCTGACCGCATTTTGGAGCTGACCCACACCATTGAGTCGCGACTGATGCGCGAACAGACGCTCGATGCGATGGACCTCGAGCGCGAGCGCGGGATCACCATCAAATGCCACCCCGTCTCGATGCACTACACGGCGCGGGACGGTCGCGTGTTTCGTTTCAATCTGATCGACACCCCCGGTCATGTCGACTTCACTTACGAAGTCTCCCGCAGCATGGGTGCCTGCGAAGGGGCGATTCTGGTGGTCGATGCGTGTCAGGGCGTCGAGGCTCAGACCGTCGCCAACGCCTATCTGGCGATCGACGCCGGACTCGAGATCATTCCGGTCCTGAACAAGGTGGATCTGCCTGGCGCGGATGTGCAGGAGGTGTCCAAGCAGGTTGAGGATGTGCTGGGCATCAGCATGGAGCACCCGTTGCTAATCAGCGCCAAGACGGGCCTCAATGTTTCGGAGGTTCTGGAAGCCGTCGTCACCCGCCTTCATCCGCCCAAGACCCGCGGCAACGATGCGCCGTTGCGGGCGTTGGTGTTCGACTCGGTCTTTGATGCGTTCCGCGGCGTGATCCCCTATGTGCGGGTTGTGGACGGCTGTATCCAAGCGGGAGACACCGTGCGTTTTCTGAGCAACGGCGTGGAGACGCAGGTGCGCGAGGTCGGCATTTTCAGTCCCACGCAGAAGCCGCTCGCGGTGCTCGAAGCGGGCCAGGTCGGCTACATCGCTGGCACAATTCGCGATCCGCGCGACGTGAAGATCGGCGACACGGTGACGACGGTCAAGGACGGCTCATCCGAAGCCCTTCCCGGGTACAAGGAAGTCCGGCCGATGGTGTTCAGCGGCCTCTACCCCGTGAGCAGCGACGAATACGGAAAAGTGCGCAGCGGACTCGAAAAGCTTCATTTGAACGACGCAGCCTTTAGCTTTCACTCGGAAAGCTCGGTCGCCTTGGGGTTTGGGTTCCGGTGCGGTTTTCTCGGGTTGCTGCACATGGAGGTGGTTCAGGAACGGCTCCGTCGCGAGTTTGATCTGGACATCATCAGCACCCATCCGGCGGTGGTCTACAAGATATTCATGAACGACGGCACCGTGATGGATATTGACAACCCGACCCGGATGCCTGACGTGACGCGGATCGACCATATTGAGGAGCCGATCATCCGGGCAACGCTCATCACGCCGAGCCTTTACATTGGCGAGATCATGCGTCTCGTGATGGACCGGCGCGGCGAGATGCGCACAACCGAGAGTCTCGACGCCAAGCGGGTGATCCTGACCTGCATGTTGCCGCTCAACGAGATTCTGATCGATTTTCATGATACCCTCAAGAGCATCAGCCGCGGCTATGCCTCGATGGACTATGAGCCGATCGGATATCAACCTAGCGACATTGTCAAGATGGACATTTTGCTCAATGGCGAGGTCATTGACGCTTTTTCCTGCATGGTGCACAAGGATAAGGCGGTTTACCGCGGTCGCCAGATCTGCAAGGCGCTGAGCGAAGAGATCCCGCCGCACATGTTCAAGATCCCGGTGCAGGCCACGCTGGGCCGCAACATTATCGCCCGTGAAGACATCCGCGCCTTTCGCAAGGATGTGACGGCCAAGTTGTACGGCGGCGATGTCACCCGCAAGCAGAAGGTGCTGAAGAAACAGGCCGAAGGCAAGAAACGAATGAAGGAATTCGGCACGGTCAGGGTGCCGCAGTCGGCTTTTATCGCCGTTTTAAAAGGCGGAAACGATTCGTAG
- a CDS encoding UDP-N-acetylglucosamine--N-acetylmuramyl-(pentapeptide) pyrophosphoryl-undecaprenol N-acetylglucosamine transferase, with product MKIIVACGGTGGHVFPGLATARALRERGHDVTVWLSGRAVEEAARPAWDGPIWRTGARPLRARTVIVLLASVFRCMRQVRRARPDRMLAMGSYASLPPTVAAWLCGVPVVLHEANTVPGQAVEWLSRLARVTAVSFSGTHAALPGRRVVLTGLPVRRELAVARCPARQAQGVAVLVTGGSQGAHAVNERCCGALCRLRAQGVNGLRVLHQSGAADADGLRARYAAAGVDAQVVPFIRDMGAAYAAADVAVCRAGAVTCAELCLCGVPAVLIPLPGAVRDHQRHNAAALAIGGGAVVADQDELTDDTLADLLHGLANDPSRRASMTAALLRLAVPDADARLADCVVDAQG from the coding sequence ATGAAGATCATCGTGGCGTGCGGCGGGACGGGCGGGCATGTGTTCCCGGGGTTGGCGACCGCTCGGGCGCTGCGGGAGCGGGGACACGACGTGACCGTCTGGCTCTCGGGGCGGGCGGTCGAGGAGGCAGCACGGCCCGCCTGGGACGGCCCGATCTGGCGAACCGGGGCGCGGCCGCTTCGCGCGCGGACCGTTATCGTACTGCTGGCGTCGGTCTTCCGCTGCATGCGGCAGGTGCGGCGAGCCCGGCCTGATCGCATGCTGGCCATGGGCAGCTACGCGAGTCTGCCGCCGACGGTGGCTGCCTGGCTGTGTGGCGTGCCGGTGGTGCTGCACGAGGCCAACACCGTTCCGGGGCAAGCGGTTGAGTGGTTGTCGCGGCTCGCGCGGGTGACGGCGGTGAGTTTTTCGGGGACGCATGCGGCGCTTCCGGGCCGGCGGGTGGTTCTGACGGGTCTGCCGGTACGGCGCGAGCTCGCCGTGGCGCGGTGCCCGGCCAGACAGGCGCAAGGGGTTGCCGTGTTGGTGACGGGCGGCAGCCAGGGCGCGCATGCGGTGAATGAACGCTGCTGTGGCGCACTGTGCCGATTGAGGGCGCAGGGGGTTAACGGGCTGCGGGTCCTGCATCAAAGCGGGGCGGCCGACGCCGATGGCTTGCGTGCACGCTATGCGGCGGCGGGCGTCGATGCGCAGGTCGTCCCGTTTATCCGCGACATGGGGGCCGCCTATGCTGCGGCTGACGTTGCCGTATGCCGCGCCGGGGCCGTGACATGTGCCGAACTCTGCCTGTGCGGGGTGCCTGCGGTTCTGATCCCGCTGCCGGGCGCGGTGCGCGATCATCAGCGGCATAATGCGGCCGCGCTCGCCATCGGAGGCGGGGCGGTGGTTGCAGATCAGGATGAGTTGACGGACGACACCCTGGCCGATCTGCTTCACGGCCTGGCGAATGACCCTTCGCGACGCGCTTCTATGACGGCCGCGCTGCTGCGGTTGGCCGTTCCCGACGCAGACGCGCGCCTCGCCGATTGCGTGGTCGACGCCCAGGGATAA
- the asd gene encoding aspartate-semialdehyde dehydrogenase: MTLKVGFVGWRGMVGSVLVERMREEGDFKGFEPVFFTTSQVGGTGPDVGCGPTALLDATDLRRLAKMDIIVTCQGGDYTGAVYGDLRKAGWKGYWVDAASTLRMADDAVIVLDPVNRAVINRSLAAHGRLFVGGNCTVSLMLMAVHGLFEAGLIEWVSTMTYQSASGAGAKNMRELLLQMRQIAAAPGALLDDPAAAILEIDRQVAASVRDPSLPTQHFGAPLAASLIPWIDKAVADGQTREEWKGFVECNKILGLAEPIPVDGVCVRVGAMRCHSQGLTLKLKKDLQVEHVESLLAGANDWVRVVPNDKASTLRDLTPAAVSGTLTVPIGRLHKMKMGPEYIAAFTVGDQLLWGAAEPIRRMLNIIREHLNR; this comes from the coding sequence ATGACACTGAAAGTCGGATTTGTCGGTTGGCGCGGGATGGTCGGTTCGGTCCTCGTGGAGCGGATGCGCGAGGAGGGCGATTTCAAAGGCTTCGAACCGGTCTTTTTCACGACGTCGCAGGTGGGCGGAACGGGCCCCGATGTGGGGTGTGGCCCGACCGCGTTGCTGGATGCCACCGATCTGCGCCGACTCGCCAAGATGGACATCATCGTCACCTGCCAGGGCGGCGACTACACGGGCGCGGTTTACGGCGATCTGCGCAAAGCGGGCTGGAAAGGCTACTGGGTTGACGCCGCCTCAACCCTGCGCATGGCCGACGATGCGGTGATCGTTCTCGACCCGGTCAATCGCGCGGTCATCAATCGCTCGCTCGCGGCCCACGGGCGCCTGTTCGTGGGCGGCAACTGCACCGTCAGCCTGATGCTCATGGCGGTCCACGGGCTCTTCGAGGCCGGGCTGATCGAATGGGTTTCGACGATGACCTATCAGAGCGCGTCCGGCGCCGGCGCCAAGAACATGCGCGAGTTGCTCCTGCAGATGCGTCAGATCGCCGCTGCGCCGGGTGCCCTGCTCGATGATCCGGCCGCCGCGATTCTGGAGATCGACCGCCAGGTCGCCGCGAGCGTCCGCGACCCGTCCCTGCCGACCCAGCATTTTGGCGCACCGCTCGCCGCCAGCCTCATCCCGTGGATCGACAAGGCCGTGGCCGACGGCCAGACGCGGGAGGAATGGAAGGGCTTTGTCGAGTGCAACAAGATCCTCGGTCTGGCCGAGCCGATCCCGGTTGACGGCGTGTGCGTCCGCGTCGGCGCGATGCGCTGCCACAGCCAGGGCCTGACCCTCAAGCTGAAGAAAGATCTACAGGTCGAGCACGTCGAGTCGCTGCTGGCCGGCGCGAACGACTGGGTCCGCGTGGTGCCCAATGACAAGGCGTCAACCCTGCGCGATCTCACCCCCGCCGCCGTGTCGGGCACCCTGACCGTCCCCATTGGCCGCCTGCACAAAATGAAGATGGGGCCTGAATACATCGCCGCGTTCACGGTCGGCGACCAGCTCCTGTGGGGCGCCGCCGAACCCATCCGCCGCATGTTGAACATCATCCGCGAGCATCTCAACCGATGA
- the murJ gene encoding murein biosynthesis integral membrane protein MurJ: MESGRGRSMSDAAPSVLRSVGKVAGGTAVSRIAGLVREVLMAQFFGTSLETSAFVVAFRIPNLFRKLFGEGALSSAFIPAYAEAVARGGRAAGERLLAKTAGFVIAVLGGVAALGVLATFPLQAWMAATPRFAAILPLLRIMLPYAPLICVAALAMGALNVLRAFWVPALAPALLNIIWILVLVGVCPFVADDPGVRIRIVAWAVLAAGVAQALFQVVALRRLGVRFIPDLLWWNDPQVRRVLQRALPLALASGVVQVNVCIDGLLAMWAGKWAPAALEYADRLVYLPLGLVGTAFATVLLPTFSRQAAAADPAAIPPTLDRALRNIALLMSPAAVGLLVLALPIIQLVYQGGRFDAESALYSSRALAFYAPGLLVFCLHKAITPAFYALGDTVTPVRVSLVAVALNVVMNVLFVVTWPAGWKHAGIALATVISSGVSVLLLVWLLRRKGCVLQVRGMLGPAGGALAAAGVMAVAACLLHARLATAFLEWGKSGQLVAMAVTLASSAVIYGGLVWVLCRSAVRELVHGFRKT; this comes from the coding sequence ATGGAGAGCGGAAGGGGACGTAGCATGAGCGACGCTGCACCTTCGGTGTTGCGGTCAGTGGGGAAAGTGGCTGGCGGTACGGCTGTCAGCCGCATTGCCGGCCTGGTGCGCGAGGTGCTGATGGCGCAGTTTTTCGGCACCAGCCTCGAAACATCCGCATTTGTCGTGGCCTTTCGTATCCCGAACCTCTTCCGAAAACTGTTTGGTGAGGGGGCGCTCTCTTCGGCCTTTATACCCGCCTACGCTGAGGCGGTCGCCCGCGGCGGCAGGGCTGCGGGCGAGCGCCTGCTCGCAAAGACCGCCGGTTTCGTCATCGCGGTTTTGGGTGGCGTCGCCGCGTTGGGCGTATTGGCGACCTTCCCGTTGCAGGCTTGGATGGCCGCCACCCCGCGTTTTGCCGCGATCCTGCCGCTGCTGCGGATCATGCTGCCCTATGCGCCGTTGATCTGCGTGGCGGCGCTGGCCATGGGCGCGCTCAATGTGCTGCGCGCCTTCTGGGTGCCGGCGCTGGCGCCGGCGCTGCTCAACATCATCTGGATTCTGGTGCTCGTCGGGGTGTGCCCGTTCGTAGCCGACGATCCCGGGGTGCGCATCCGCATCGTGGCCTGGGCGGTCCTCGCCGCTGGCGTGGCGCAGGCACTGTTCCAAGTGGTCGCGCTGCGCCGTCTCGGCGTGCGCTTCATCCCTGATCTGCTGTGGTGGAACGATCCGCAGGTCAGGCGCGTACTGCAGCGCGCGCTCCCCTTGGCGTTGGCCTCGGGCGTGGTGCAGGTGAATGTCTGCATCGACGGACTGCTGGCCATGTGGGCCGGCAAATGGGCGCCTGCCGCACTGGAATACGCCGATCGGCTGGTCTATCTGCCACTGGGTCTGGTGGGCACGGCGTTTGCCACGGTGTTGCTGCCGACATTCTCCAGACAAGCCGCTGCCGCCGATCCTGCGGCCATCCCGCCGACGCTCGATCGGGCGTTGCGGAACATCGCCTTGCTCATGTCTCCGGCTGCTGTCGGTCTGCTCGTGCTGGCGCTGCCGATCATCCAGCTTGTCTACCAAGGCGGACGTTTTGACGCTGAGTCGGCCCTCTATTCCTCACGAGCTTTGGCTTTCTACGCGCCGGGATTGCTGGTGTTCTGCTTGCATAAGGCGATCACACCGGCTTTCTACGCGCTGGGTGATACCGTCACCCCGGTGCGGGTGAGCCTGGTCGCGGTGGCGTTGAATGTCGTGATGAACGTCCTGTTTGTGGTGACGTGGCCTGCGGGGTGGAAACACGCGGGGATTGCGCTTGCGACGGTGATCTCCAGCGGGGTCTCGGTGCTGTTACTCGTCTGGCTGTTGCGCCGCAAGGGGTGTGTGCTGCAGGTGCGTGGGATGCTCGGCCCTGCGGGCGGCGCGTTGGCGGCGGCGGGTGTGATGGCGGTGGCGGCCTGTCTGCTCCACGCCCGGTTGGCCACCGCGTTTCTGGAATGGGGCAAATCGGGCCAGTTGGTGGCGATGGCGGTGACGCTGGCGTCGTCGGCAGTGATCTACGGCGGGCTGGTCTGGGTGCTGTGCCGCAGCGCGGTGCGGGAGCTGGTGCACGGATTCCGCAAGACGTGA
- the lepB gene encoding signal peptidase I — translation MQAYAKIVEIRATWKARKHLKEMLNSADTVKAMREDLLNPADRAELGRMMADARRGVRHGSRTEADAIADALSALLNRLSPVRTLSAWRGNFEVVVIALSVAMAFRAYFYQPFKIPTGSMYPTLSGIASYEQASPGLWDRMPLKLVNWLVTGDWYKEVRVNTGGVASRVKNNDARPGYAAIQIAGQTYFVPSDALQRSQSLHLNAENRIASGAVLWSGIVTEGDFVFVNRWVWNFRRPQRGEVMVFSTDGIKGLSPGTHYIKRMCGLPGETLSIRPPHLFIGGVPVSEPDRIGIISRCEKVADWAPNYAGFTVPDVRDGLHPKSLTMAGDSVSLDSNEYYALGDNSRNSLDSRFWGPVPERNLIGPATVVYWPFTSHRFGWIR, via the coding sequence ATGCAGGCATATGCAAAAATCGTTGAGATCCGGGCCACCTGGAAGGCGCGCAAGCATCTGAAAGAGATGCTGAACAGCGCCGACACGGTCAAGGCGATGCGCGAGGATTTGCTAAACCCCGCAGATCGCGCGGAGCTTGGCCGCATGATGGCCGACGCGCGGCGCGGGGTGCGGCACGGATCCAGAACCGAAGCCGATGCGATCGCGGATGCATTAAGCGCCCTGCTCAACCGCCTTTCGCCCGTGCGGACTTTGAGCGCGTGGCGGGGCAATTTCGAGGTGGTCGTGATCGCGCTTTCGGTGGCGATGGCCTTCCGCGCCTATTTCTACCAACCCTTCAAGATCCCGACGGGATCGATGTACCCCACGCTTTCGGGTATCGCGTCGTATGAGCAGGCTTCGCCCGGTCTATGGGATCGTATGCCGCTTAAGCTGGTGAACTGGCTGGTGACCGGCGACTGGTACAAGGAGGTTCGGGTGAATACGGGCGGAGTGGCGTCGCGCGTGAAGAACAATGACGCCCGCCCGGGGTACGCCGCCATCCAGATCGCGGGACAGACCTATTTTGTGCCGAGCGACGCGCTGCAGAGGAGCCAGTCGCTGCATTTGAACGCCGAAAACCGGATCGCCTCGGGCGCGGTCTTGTGGTCCGGAATCGTCACGGAGGGTGACTTTGTGTTTGTCAATCGCTGGGTGTGGAACTTCCGACGGCCGCAGCGCGGCGAGGTCATGGTTTTTTCCACAGACGGGATCAAGGGGCTTTCCCCCGGCACGCACTACATCAAGCGGATGTGCGGCCTGCCGGGCGAGACCCTCTCCATCCGTCCGCCCCACTTGTTCATCGGCGGTGTTCCCGTGTCCGAACCCGATCGGATCGGGATCATCTCACGCTGCGAAAAAGTCGCCGATTGGGCGCCGAACTATGCCGGGTTTACGGTTCCGGATGTTCGCGATGGGTTGCACCCCAAGTCGCTGACGATGGCCGGCGACAGCGTGTCGCTCGACAGCAACGAATATTATGCGCTGGGCGACAACAGTCGCAACAGCCTCGACAGCCGATTCTGGGGACCTGTGCCCGAACGCAACCTCATCGGCCCCGCCACCGTCGTCTACTGGCCTTTTACCTCGCACCGTTTTGGATGGATTCGGTGA
- a CDS encoding STAS domain-containing protein, which produces MDLFTRPYSFSDVLHDLVAGLIVGVVALPLAIAFGIASGVSPTQGLATAVIAGFLISAFSGSRVQIGGPTGAFIVIIYGIVAQHGYDGLAVATLMAGVMLIIMGFAGCGSVIKYIPYPVTVGFTTGIALIIFAGQIKDLLGLHMDKVPADFIEKMLAYGRHLGTVNPLAVGIGAVTVLIVLHWKRVTQRVPGSLVAILVTTAAVQAAWAWGLDFEMETIGQRFPAVAEGMRIQAPRVPRVSLETFRTLFSPAISIALLAGIESLLSAVVADGMTGQRHHSNTELIGQGLANVVSPLFGGIPATGAIARTATNIKNGGRSSLSGIVHAVVLLLIMLCLGRWAAMIPMATLGGIVAVVAWNMSELHLFRRMFRSTRSDALVMMATFLLTVLIDLTVAIQIGMILAAFLFIRRMAEATQAGYLTRLLGDPADAGNGAPDASRRQVPKGCDVFEINGPMFFGAADKCRDAIDLISRRPQVLIFHMRHVLALDATALNILDDVFRQCEKRGTRLILAGVHSQPLVLMTRSGFLDRVGQDNVFGDIDDALNRARERLTR; this is translated from the coding sequence ATGGATCTTTTTACTCGTCCGTATTCGTTTTCGGACGTGCTTCACGATCTGGTTGCCGGACTGATCGTCGGGGTGGTGGCGTTGCCGTTGGCGATCGCCTTCGGGATTGCGTCGGGGGTGTCGCCCACGCAGGGGCTGGCCACGGCCGTGATTGCGGGCTTTCTGATTTCCGCGTTTAGCGGCAGCCGGGTGCAGATCGGCGGCCCCACCGGCGCGTTCATCGTGATTATTTACGGGATTGTGGCGCAGCATGGGTACGACGGGTTGGCGGTGGCGACGCTGATGGCCGGCGTGATGCTGATCATCATGGGGTTTGCAGGCTGTGGGTCGGTCATCAAATACATTCCCTATCCGGTGACGGTGGGGTTCACGACCGGGATTGCGCTGATCATCTTTGCCGGTCAGATCAAAGACCTGTTGGGGCTGCACATGGACAAGGTTCCCGCCGACTTCATTGAAAAGATGCTGGCATACGGCCGTCACCTCGGCACGGTGAATCCGCTGGCGGTGGGGATCGGGGCGGTGACCGTTCTGATCGTGCTGCATTGGAAGCGGGTGACGCAGCGTGTTCCGGGTTCGCTGGTGGCGATCTTGGTCACGACCGCTGCGGTGCAGGCGGCGTGGGCGTGGGGGTTGGATTTCGAGATGGAAACGATCGGTCAGCGTTTTCCGGCGGTCGCCGAAGGGATGCGTATTCAGGCGCCGCGCGTGCCGCGGGTAAGCTTGGAGACGTTCCGCACGCTGTTTTCCCCGGCCATTTCGATCGCCCTGCTTGCGGGGATCGAGTCGCTGCTCTCCGCCGTGGTGGCCGACGGCATGACGGGGCAGCGCCATCACTCCAACACGGAGTTGATTGGCCAGGGGCTGGCCAATGTGGTGTCGCCGCTGTTCGGCGGCATTCCGGCGACCGGCGCGATCGCTCGCACCGCGACTAACATCAAGAACGGCGGGCGCTCCTCGCTCTCCGGGATTGTCCATGCGGTCGTATTGCTTTTGATCATGCTCTGTCTTGGACGCTGGGCCGCCATGATTCCGATGGCGACCTTGGGCGGCATCGTGGCCGTGGTGGCGTGGAACATGAGCGAGTTGCACCTGTTCCGGAGGATGTTCCGCAGCACCCGGAGCGACGCGCTGGTCATGATGGCGACGTTTCTGCTGACGGTCCTGATCGATTTGACGGTGGCGATCCAGATCGGAATGATTCTGGCCGCATTCCTGTTCATCCGGCGGATGGCGGAGGCCACGCAGGCGGGCTACCTGACGCGCCTGCTCGGCGACCCGGCGGACGCGGGGAACGGCGCTCCGGACGCCTCGCGGCGGCAGGTCCCGAAGGGGTGCGACGTGTTTGAGATCAACGGGCCGATGTTCTTCGGCGCGGCCGACAAATGCCGCGACGCGATTGATCTGATCAGTCGCAGGCCGCAGGTTCTGATTTTCCACATGCGGCATGTCCTGGCGCTGGACGCCACGGCACTGAACATTTTGGACGACGTATTCCGGCAGTGTGAAAAACGGGGAACGCGGCTCATCCTCGCGGGCGTTCACAGTCAGCCGCTGGTGCTGATGACGCGCTCCGGCTTTCTGGACCGCGTGGGGCAGGACAATGTCTTTGGCGACATTGACGACGCCTTGAACCGCGCGCGGGAGCGCCTCACGCGATAA
- a CDS encoding prephenate dehydrogenase — MIIAIVGLGLIGGSVARDLARTGLATSRLGVDSDPGNLRTALELGLVDRALPLAEAVTAADLIILAVPVDAIFRILPGVLDRISDRQTVVDLGSTKQLIVDAVRGHPRRARFVAAHPMAGTEDSGPAASRETLFAGRAAILCDTSDSAPDALATAERLFTVGLGMRLLCLDAACHDLHAAYVSHLPHVLAYALALAALNPEHDAQVRFSLAAGGFTSTARLAKSGPAMWYPILSQNRTHLLGAIAAFRAHLDAITHAITDGDSDRIRALITEANRIRAFIA; from the coding sequence ATGATCATTGCCATTGTCGGACTCGGACTTATCGGCGGATCGGTGGCCCGCGACCTCGCCCGGACCGGGCTGGCGACTTCCCGCCTCGGGGTGGACAGCGATCCCGGAAACCTTCGCACCGCCTTGGAACTGGGCCTCGTTGACCGGGCGCTCCCGCTGGCCGAGGCCGTGACGGCGGCCGACCTCATCATTCTCGCCGTGCCTGTGGACGCCATCTTCCGCATCCTGCCCGGGGTCCTCGACCGCATCAGCGACCGGCAGACGGTCGTTGACCTGGGATCGACCAAGCAGCTGATCGTCGACGCCGTTCGAGGCCATCCCCGCCGCGCGCGGTTTGTCGCCGCGCACCCGATGGCCGGCACGGAGGATAGCGGTCCCGCCGCTTCGCGCGAGACCCTCTTCGCCGGGCGCGCCGCCATTCTGTGCGACACGTCCGACAGCGCGCCCGATGCTCTCGCGACCGCCGAGCGCCTCTTCACCGTCGGCCTTGGCATGCGCCTCCTGTGCCTGGATGCCGCGTGCCATGACCTGCATGCCGCCTACGTCTCCCACCTCCCGCATGTCCTCGCGTATGCCCTCGCCCTGGCCGCCCTCAATCCCGAACACGACGCCCAGGTCCGTTTCTCCCTCGCCGCCGGCGGCTTCACCTCGACGGCGCGCCTCGCCAAGAGCGGCCCCGCCATGTGGTATCCAATACTCAGCCAAAATCGCACGCATCTGCTCGGCGCTATCGCCGCCTTCCGGGCACATCTGGACGCCATCACCCACGCCATCACCGACGGCGACTCCGACCGCATCCGCGCCCTGATTACCGAAGCCAACCGCATCCGCGCGTTTATCGCGTGA